The DNA window ttatatatctttcataagaatataattatgtgatatctttttttaatatttaataacaATAAATTCAAGAtataatcggattgtaaattgaatataaataatttagaagaaaactCATGTCAAGCTATTTTAAAAAGGTAGAAAAGAcatgggaagggaggagaatGCTAGTGAGTAGGAAGATAGGCTATTGCATGTACATATAGCGGCCATGTAGCTTAGACATGGGTAATATGACGCCctatcttttttatttgattggACGTCTAACTGAAAGCGTTGTCGATTATTTTAGCTTTTTTATAGGTGATGGAATAAAATATCTCGGTTTTTGCTTAATGAGCTATATCCAATTATTACAGAATTCACACAAAAGCAATCTCACACAGTGAGTTTAGAAGCGCACCAACAAAATATTAAGTAAGCACAAACTAATACACACCAACACAAGATAAAGCTCCCACAGCTACTGAATTTTATTTGTGAACCTCCACCTGAAGTTAGCGAAGAGTTGCATATCGATTATTTTAGTTATTGAACCGTTATAAATTTGGTTTTAACTGGATCGATGTCCAGATTTATTCACTAAAATTTCTCGGGTGAACGTGGACATTTTGTCGGAATGTCCTAATAATAGTATAGGTATACGTGTAGAGATTTGCTTGCACTTTGTCGGCCATAGGTACGGTGCACCTCCACCATTTTGGTGCGTAGAACTGTAGGCTGTAGCTACCGCAGCTTCCATCGGGTGCCAATGGCGACGACACTGGCTAGACCTTGTCCGCCCGCAGCACCACCATGGGAGCTCCGGTGTAGAACGGGCCGACGCCCAGCTCAGACCTCAGGTAGCACCTCGCGCCGGCGACCCTCGCGCCCTCGCCGTTGAGCGGGAACACCTCCCACCACCGCGCCAAGACGCCGTCGAGGCACCTGCGgcacgacgccggcggcagGTCCGGCGAGCACTGCGCCATGGAGTAGATGTTGCGGAACCCCGGGTCGCGGGCGTCGTCCCCCACGCGCTGCCCCGTGGCGAACAGCCTCGCCGGGTTCTCCTCCACCGCGTACCGCACGGTGGCCGCGAGCAGCTCGGTCACCGCGCGGTCGTACgccgcgacgacgccggcgccgccggtgatgtTGGTGCCGCTGATGAGCAgcgtctcgccgccggcgttgtcggtggcggcgaggaagtCGCCCTTGTTGGAGAATCGGGCGTAGCACTGGTTGTACACGAGGGCCACGTCCTTGGCGtggccgccgtggcggccgccgcAGACGCGGCCGACGTCGGCGAGGACGCGGGTGCCGCAGTCGTAGCAGTCGGAGACGCTGAGGTCGCCGCGGCAGAGCAGGAGGCCGTagacggcgtcggcggtgcCGACGCCGCGGGTGCCCGTGGCGAAGagcgccgacggcgaggcggcggcgcccgcgcggagcgccgcggcgaggtcgCGGAGGTTGGACTCGTAGGCGCTCCCGGCCTTGTACGTGCCGGCGCTGGCGTCGCACGTCGGCCacggctggccggcggcgagcggaggaagcagcagggcggcggccgccgcgacgacggcgacggcgtggatgAGCGTACAGCGCGGCTGCATATTGGCGCGGCGTCACTCAGTTTAAGTTGGGATCGATGCAAATTAAAGCaggtgaatatatatataggacgtAGCCTAGCGTACGTAGTTTTGGGCTGCACTGCGGCATCGATCTCCTACTTTTCGTTTTGGATTTGATCAAGTTCCAAATCGATCTCGGCAACTTGGGCAACTTGGGCGTGCGATAACGCACCAATCTGGCTGAATTCACGCTGAATTCACAAGTGATAGTTAGGTATTTGTCCACGCACACACCAACGCACGTTCATTTTGACGCTTAATTGTCAGCACCCGCGGGGGGGAGGGAAAGGGTCTCCAATCAATACTGTGGCACCAGCTAGTGGATCTTTGTTTGAGTTTCTTTGTTTGAATGGGTTTATTTATTAGATATTTGTTTTACCCTCTTAGGAATTTTTCAAACAATAGAAGGGTACCTCCTCATTGTAAAGTAACCAAATCAAATTATgcgatttttcttgtttcttaATTAACCGACTATAGTTACAATACGTATAGCCTAAACTTGTATAAAATGTGAAACAACACAGCTTTGTATAGGGTTAATAACTCGATTTTCCACATCTACTATAGgaaaaaatatgatttatacCGCCCTCAACTATGAAAGAAAAAAGACAACACACACCTCATCGGTTAA is part of the Oryza glaberrima chromosome 4, OglaRS2, whole genome shotgun sequence genome and encodes:
- the LOC127771647 gene encoding cysteine-rich receptor-like protein kinase 6 — encoded protein: MQPRCTLIHAVAVVAAAAALLLPPLAAGQPWPTCDASAGTYKAGSAYESNLRDLAAALRAGAAASPSALFATGTRGVGTADAVYGLLLCRGDLSVSDCYDCGTRVLADVGRVCGGRHGGHAKDVALVYNQCYARFSNKGDFLAATDNAGGETLLISGTNITGGAGVVAAYDRAVTELLAATVRYAVEENPARLFATGQRVGDDARDPGFRNIYSMAQCSPDLPPASCRRCLDGVLARWWEVFPLNGEGARVAGARCYLRSELGVGPFYTGAPMVVLRADKV